From Cellulomonas chengniuliangii, the proteins below share one genomic window:
- a CDS encoding CoA-acylating methylmalonate-semialdehyde dehydrogenase — protein sequence MASTGVSTLVGHVIGGAPTPGVGDRRQDVFDPATGQVTAQVVLADQADIDAVVAAALAAADAWAQTPLGKRAAVMFAFREQLIARTAELAAVITAEHGKVLSDAVGEIGRGLEVVEFACGIPQLLKGEYSDQVATDVDVFSFREPLGVVAGITPFNFPAMVPLWMAPMAIATGNAFILKPSERDPSASLLLAEMWADAGLPDGVFSVLQGDRVAVDGLLTHPDVAAVSFVGSTAVAKHVHATATAHGKRVQALGGAKNHAVVLADADLDLAATHLTAAAFGAAGERCMAVSVALVADSVADALLERLRAAALAVRVAPGSDPASDMGPVITRAAQQRIEQIVTEAVDGGARALVDGRGHTVAGHEGGFFVGPTVLDGVSTDMRAYAEEVFGPVLVVLRVAGLTEAIEIVNANPYGNGTALFTASGDAARTFQRSVSVGMIGINVPIPVPVGWHSFGGWKDSLFGESHVYGPEAVRFYTRGKVVTSRWPRSTATSFHFGRTTAG from the coding sequence ATCGCCAGCACCGGTGTCAGCACGCTCGTCGGCCACGTCATCGGCGGCGCCCCGACGCCGGGCGTGGGCGATCGTCGCCAGGACGTCTTCGACCCGGCGACCGGCCAGGTGACCGCGCAGGTCGTGCTCGCCGATCAGGCTGACATCGACGCGGTGGTCGCAGCGGCCCTCGCAGCGGCCGACGCGTGGGCGCAGACCCCGCTGGGCAAGCGCGCCGCGGTGATGTTCGCGTTCCGGGAGCAGCTCATCGCCCGGACGGCCGAGCTGGCGGCGGTGATCACGGCGGAGCACGGCAAGGTGCTCTCGGACGCGGTGGGCGAGATCGGCCGCGGGCTCGAGGTCGTGGAGTTCGCGTGCGGCATCCCGCAGCTGCTCAAGGGCGAGTACTCGGACCAAGTCGCCACCGATGTGGACGTGTTCTCGTTCCGGGAGCCGCTCGGTGTCGTGGCGGGCATCACCCCCTTCAACTTCCCGGCGATGGTGCCGCTGTGGATGGCGCCGATGGCCATTGCCACCGGCAACGCGTTCATCCTCAAGCCGTCCGAGCGTGACCCCTCGGCGTCGTTGCTGCTCGCGGAGATGTGGGCGGACGCGGGTCTGCCCGATGGCGTGTTCTCGGTGCTGCAGGGCGACCGGGTCGCCGTGGACGGGCTGCTCACGCACCCGGACGTCGCGGCGGTGTCCTTCGTCGGCTCCACCGCCGTCGCGAAGCACGTGCACGCCACGGCCACCGCGCACGGCAAGCGGGTGCAGGCTCTGGGCGGCGCCAAGAACCACGCGGTGGTGCTGGCCGACGCCGACCTCGACCTGGCGGCCACCCACCTGACGGCGGCGGCGTTCGGCGCCGCGGGGGAGCGGTGCATGGCGGTGTCGGTGGCGCTCGTCGCCGACTCGGTGGCCGACGCGCTGCTCGAGCGGCTGCGCGCCGCGGCCCTGGCGGTGCGGGTGGCGCCGGGAAGCGACCCGGCGTCGGACATGGGCCCGGTGATCACGCGTGCCGCCCAGCAGCGCATCGAGCAGATCGTCACCGAGGCGGTCGACGGCGGCGCGCGGGCGCTCGTCGACGGCCGCGGGCACACCGTGGCCGGCCACGAGGGCGGCTTCTTCGTGGGGCCGACGGTGCTCGACGGCGTGTCCACCGACATGCGGGCCTACGCCGAGGAGGTGTTCGGCCCGGTGCTCGTGGTGCTGCGGGTGGCGGGCCTCACGGAGGCGATCGAGATCGTCAACGCGAACCCTTACGGGAACGGGACCGCCCTGTTCACGGCCTCCGGCGACGCGGCCCGCACCTTCCAGCGCTCGGTGTCCGTGGGCATGATCGGCATCAACGTGCCGATCCCGGTGCCGGTGGGCTGGCACTCGTTCGGCGGGTGGAAGGACTCGCTGTTTGGCGAGAGCCACGTCTACGGGCCTGAGGCCGTCCGCTTCTACACCCGCGGCAAAGTCGTCACCAGCCGCTGGCCGCGCTCGACGGCCACGTCCTTCCACTTCGGGCGGACGACAGCCGGCTGA
- a CDS encoding NUDIX hydrolase gives MPEHYAPDDHATDRALLVAASYVVLRRDDQVLLQLRRGTGYMDEHWATMAGHVEPGESVHEGAARELWEEAGVRVRVEDLVPLTMLHRYQVGGPQVEQRCDVFFESRAWAGEPCIMEPAKCAAMEWFPLDALPSPVVPHELLVLEGLRAGATLPPIVSYRTGG, from the coding sequence ATGCCTGAGCACTACGCGCCCGACGACCACGCCACCGACCGGGCCCTGCTGGTCGCCGCGTCCTACGTGGTGCTGCGCCGCGACGACCAGGTGCTGCTGCAGCTGCGCCGCGGGACCGGGTACATGGATGAGCACTGGGCCACGATGGCCGGGCACGTCGAGCCCGGCGAGTCCGTGCACGAGGGCGCCGCCCGCGAGCTGTGGGAGGAGGCCGGCGTGCGCGTCCGCGTCGAGGACCTCGTGCCCCTGACGATGCTGCACCGCTACCAGGTGGGCGGGCCGCAGGTCGAGCAGCGCTGCGACGTCTTCTTCGAGAGCCGCGCCTGGGCCGGTGAGCCCTGCATCATGGAGCCGGCCAAGTGCGCCGCGATGGAGTGGTTCCCGCTCGACGCCCTGCCCTCGCCCGTTGTGCCGCACGAGCTGCTGGTCCTCGAAGGGCTCCGAGCAGGGGCGACGCTGCCCCCGATCGTCTCGTACCGCACCGGCGGCTGA